A genomic window from Clostridia bacterium includes:
- a CDS encoding sensor histidine kinase gives AARHVRVRLAATPERLLLSVRDDGAGADRFVPGMGLGEMTARVQAVGGSIRFRTAPGAGFEVEIGVRRR, from the coding sequence GCCGCCCGCCATGTGCGCGTGCGGCTGGCTGCGACGCCGGAGCGCCTGCTGCTCTCGGTGCGCGACGACGGCGCTGGGGCTGACCGCTTCGTGCCCGGCATGGGGTTGGGCGAGATGACCGCGCGCGTGCAGGCCGTGGGCGGGAGCATCCGCTTCCGCACGGCCCCGGGTGCAGGCTTCGAGGTCGAGATCGGGGTGAGACGGCGTTGA